One stretch of Vulpes lagopus strain Blue_001 chromosome 12, ASM1834538v1, whole genome shotgun sequence DNA includes these proteins:
- the RPL23 gene encoding 60S ribosomal protein L23 gives MSKRGRGGSSGAKFRISLGLPVGAVINCADNTGAKNLYIISVKGIKGRLNRLPAAGVGDMVMATVKKGKPELRKKVHPAVVIRQRKSYRRKDGVFLYFEDNAGVIVNNKGEMKGSAITGPVAKECADLWPRIASNAGSIA, from the exons ATGTCGAAGCGAG GACGTGGTGGGTCCTCCGGTGCAAAATTCCGGATTTCCCTGGGTCTTCCGGTAGGAGCCGTCATCAATTGTGCTGACAACACAG GAGCCAAAAATCTGTATATTATCTCTGTGAAGGGGATTAAGGGACGCTTGAACAGACTTCCTGCTGCTGGTGTGGGGGACATGGTGATGGCCACAGTGAAGAAAGGCAAACCAGAGCTCAGGAAGAAGG TACATCCAGCAGTGGTGATTCGACAACGAAAATCATACCGGAGAAAAGATGGTGTGTTTCTCTATTTTGAGGATAATGCGGGGGTCATAGTAAATAATAAAGGTGAAATGAAAg gTTCTGCTATTACAGGACCAGTCGCAAAGGAGTGTGCAGACTTGTGGCCCAGGATTGCTTCCAATGCTGGCAGCATTGCATAA
- the C12H17orf98 gene encoding uncharacterized protein C17orf98 homolog has translation MSHLCECPLRLEKSFILDGVAVSTMSRASERVRPKLWSAIPPYNAQQDCHARRYFQSHVVPPVLRKTEQDHGGTGRDGWIVDYFHIFGQGQRYLNRRNWAGAGHSFQQVTGHDYYNAELRMIRGFNGRFGYRRNTPALRQRPSVFGEVTQFPLF, from the exons ATGTCGCACTTGTGCGAGTGTCCTCTGCGGCTGGAGAAGAGCTTCATTTTGGATGGCGTGGCCGTGAGCACCATGTCCCGCGCCTCCGAGCGCGTGAGGCCCAAGCTCTGGTCGGCGATTCCGCCCTACAACGCTCAGCAGGACTGCCACGCCCGCCGGTACTTCCAGAGCCACGTGGTTCCGCCCGTTCTGCGGAAGACTGAGCAG gATCACGGTGGCACAGGAAGAGACGGCTGGATAGTGGACTATTTCCACATCTTCGGGCAAGGACAGAGATACCTGAACAGGAGAAATTGGGCAGGGGCAG GGCATTCCTTCCAGCAGGTAACCGGGCATGATTACTACAATGCAGAACTGAGGATGATCAGGGGGTTCAATGGTCGATTTGGCTACCGCCGAAACACCCCAGCCCTCCGCCAGCGCCCGTCGGTCTTTGGAGAGGTCACCCAGTTCCCCCTCTTCTAA